CCTTCCGGTTATCAGTTTAATCCACAACGCATTCTTGACGAAATAATTGATTATTCGCTTAAGCTGGCAGCCCATGTCAAATATGATAACGTGGGCACATGGGAGTGGATTGTGACCAGGGAAGGGCATCCCTATTTACTGGAGGTTAATACCCGGATACAGGTGGAAAACGATGTCTCGGCCAAGACGTCGCGTATTCGCGGCCATGATAGCCCGCCTAATCTCATCGAGGAACAGATCCGTTTGGCCCTCGGTGAACGGCTGGGATATAGACAAAAGGATATATCGTTTACCGGGGTGGCTATTGAGTTTCGCGTCGTGGCCGAGGATACGAAAAGAGGGTTTACTCCTTGGATCGGGACGATTACCGGCCTTGAAATCCCTGCCTATCCCTGGTTAAGTATTTATTCTCATGTGCCGTACCAGGAGGCCTATGATATCCCCAGTGAATATGACCCTAATCTGGCTTTGGCCATTATGTGGGGAGAAAACCTGGCGGAGGCCAAAGAGAGGGGTCGAACTTTCCTGTCGGAGGTCAGAATCGAAGGCCGGAACAGCCGTGAAGAACCGATAATAACCAACCTTGATTATCTCAAAGAAAATATTGATAACTTACTTATCTTTAAAGACTAATGACGCCGGAAATTAATAAACGACTTTCCCAGATTGAACTCAGAGTGCAATATCTCCTGGACATTAAAGAGGGTGCCGAGTGGGGCAATCTGGGCGATTTAATGGAGAAGGTCCGGCGACTGAAGGAAGAAATCTATGACCGGACCGAAGAGTCTATAGGGGCCGACCTGTCCGACCTGGAAGAGACTATTTCGTTTCTGGAGGATAGGGCGGAAAAATCCCTTACCCCGGATGAGATAGTGCGTATCGTCCGCAACCCCCAGCGCATTACACTGCAAAATATCCTGGAAAATGTCTATGACAGTTACACTGAACTGGGAGGGATGGAGGACTGCAACATCGATCCTTCCATGGTTGTCGCCAAGGCCACTATCTCCAGGCGGGTTAAGGGCCACGTTTATGTCCACCAGGTGATGGTCATCGGCCATGAAAAAGGCCATGGCGAAGAATTCCGCAATGGCGGCTGCACCCGGCCGTGGGGCAATGAAAAGGCCATGCGTTACATGGAAGTGGCGGAGACCGAAGGGATACCCATACATTTTTATGTATTTACTCCGGGTGCTTTTCCCATTGAAGATTATCCCGGCGCCGCCCAGCAGATCGCACGCAACCTTTACGCCCTGGCCAAACTGCGTGTGCCTATAGTATCACTCATCTCAGAGGGCGGTTCCGGAGGAGCGGAAGCCGTAGGTATGAGCGATATACGTCTTATGCTTTCACACGGCTATTATTCGGTTATTTCACCGGAAGGGGCGGCAGCCATCGAGGGAAAGATTAAAGAAGGGGAAAAGGTTCCCAAGGATTTGCTTACCTTCTGCGCCGAACAACTCTCCATTACGGCCCGGGATAATCTGCCGTTGAAAACGATTGATCGTATTGTGCAGGAGCCGGTTTTAGGAGCCAGGCGTGATGATTTTGCTTTTTTGAGACAGCTTCGTTATGAGATGATCCGTGCGACGGATGAGGTCGTTCTTAAGACGAAGAGTTTTCGCACCTTCCGTGCCTACGCCATCAAACAGGAAAAGGCGGCAGAACGCAACTACGAATTTGATATCTACATACGGTGGGAGTTAACGAAGGGAGAAGAGGAGCGTCTTTTACGTTTGCGTTCCTTAAAATACCGTAAGATGGGGCAGGGCTTTTACAATGAGAGTGTAACCTGGCCGGATAAAGTCTTTAAGAAGACAGAAGATGCGGTGCTTAAGGGTTACTATGGCCTCCGTTACGGTCTTATCCGGCATCACCATAAGCAGGTCAAAAAGGTGATCGAAGAGGTCTCCGGAGAAGGCTCTGTCTTTCTCAGAAAAATCTCTTCGCCTCTTATATCGGCTTACGATTTTGTTGCCAACTCCGCCGCCAAGAAACAGCTCAGGATTATGACTGCGTCTTCATCTGCCCCCGGCGCCGAAGAGGTCACAGAAGATTGGGGAGATACCTATGTCAGCCCGTTGGCCAATGAAGACCGGACGGTATCCTGCCCTAATGCGCGGGAATATGGGTGTCTGGATCTCTGGGTGCCGGATCTTTACGGTGAGTTCTGCGGTGTTTGCCAGAACTGCGGGCACCATTTCCCTCTTGAATACCAATGGTATCTGCAGAACTTATTTGACCGGGGATCTATTCATGAGTTTAACGGACACATAGGTTCGATAAATGCCATAGGTTACCAGGGCTTTGAAAACAAGATACGCCGTGATGTCATCAAGACCGGACGCACCAGCGCCATGATTACCTCCCATGCCCGGGTAGAAGGAATAAGCCTTATAGTGGCCATGCTCTTTAATGACTTTCGCAATGGCACGGTGGGAGCGGCAGAGGGCGACAAGTTTGTCCGGGCCTGTGAAAAGGCTCGCATAATGAGGCGGCCGTTTTTGGCCTACGTCCATGCTACGGGAGGCATCCGTATCCAGGAGGGCACTGTGGGCGTGGTACAGATGCCCAAGTGCACCATGGCGGTACGTGAATATATCGACTCCGGCGGTCTTTACATCGTGGTATATGATAATAATTCCTATGCAGGTCCGGTGGCCAGTTTTCTCGGCTGCTCGCCCTATCAGTTTGCCATCCGTTCTTCCAAGATTGGTTTTGCCGGGCCGAGGGTTATCCGGGAGACTACGGGCGAGGATATTCCGCCTGATTATCATAGCGCTCAAAAGGCCCTGGCCCGTGGCCATATTCAGGGGATATGGGACAGGCGTGAGTTCAGATATAATCTCTATAAATGCCTTCTTACCATGGGCGGCAGCAATCTCTATTACCGTTAGAGAGGAAATGTTTTGTCAGAGTTAGATTTAGACCGGCTACTTATCCATTATCGAGAAGACCCTTATGAAGATTTTGTTGTTGAGACCCCCAATACCGGCTGGGTACGTTTCATGGCAGACGATGGAATGAAGGTAGAGGGCCCCAAAGGAACGTGGCAGCATATCCCGGGCACGCTTCTTTATGTCCTGGAGCGCGAACGAAACCGCATTCCTGTACATGCCCATATTAATGGGACTATAAGCGAGTTACAGGTTGATTTGAACGGGAAGTTTGTTGAGGCCAACACGTATCTTATGTCTGTTCGTCATCCCATGACCAAAGATGAAGTCATTGACAAGATACTCAAGCAGGTGCTTGTTACCTTCAATGCCCCGGAGAGGGCCAAGTATTTCTTTCCTCCGGAGATAACCTATAAACTGGAAAAGAAAAAACATGGGACCGTCCTGGTAAGACCGGGGGAGGAAATTATCATAATGTCCTTGATGAAACGCGATACCCCGCTCATCTATAATGGAGAGCCGGGAATTATCCATACTGTCTATTTTCAGCCTAATATCAGCATCGACCAGGGGGAACCCCTCCTTGGTATCTGTCCGCCCGGCAAGCTCAATTATATCCGAAAGATAGTGCAAAAGATCCAAAACGAATGGGCATAGATTCTGTTTATCCCCGGGAACATCCCTGGGAAGAACGGCTCCTCGGGCTGCTTGAGGGATGCCGGGAGGCGGAAGTCCTTACCCGCAGACCGAAATGGGGGGATGAATCCGGGGTTATCATGCGCCGCGGGGCAGACATCGGACGGGAGTTTTTTTGTTATCCCTGTCTGGACAGGGGCATGAGGCAGGCCCGGGAACTCATAGAGACGGGAGAGAAAAAGGGTCCGGCCTTTATTGCCGGCGGCGTAGTCATAGCCCGGGAAATGGAGAAGAGCAGAGGACGTTTCGATAGACTCTGGTATGCTCCTTCCGGGGGGGCGTGGCTTACTCTGGTCTTGAATCCGGCGTTTCTCCCGGAAAATCGCCAATTTTATTCCTTGATCCTGGGTGTGGCCTGCTGCGAGACTATAAGGCATTATGGCGTCGAGGCTAACATCAAGTGGGTAAATGATATCCATTTCCATGGACAAAAACTGGCCGGGATTCTGATCCAAGG
This Thermodesulfobacteriota bacterium DNA region includes the following protein-coding sequences:
- a CDS encoding carboxyl transferase domain-containing protein; this encodes MTPEINKRLSQIELRVQYLLDIKEGAEWGNLGDLMEKVRRLKEEIYDRTEESIGADLSDLEETISFLEDRAEKSLTPDEIVRIVRNPQRITLQNILENVYDSYTELGGMEDCNIDPSMVVAKATISRRVKGHVYVHQVMVIGHEKGHGEEFRNGGCTRPWGNEKAMRYMEVAETEGIPIHFYVFTPGAFPIEDYPGAAQQIARNLYALAKLRVPIVSLISEGGSGGAEAVGMSDIRLMLSHGYYSVISPEGAAAIEGKIKEGEKVPKDLLTFCAEQLSITARDNLPLKTIDRIVQEPVLGARRDDFAFLRQLRYEMIRATDEVVLKTKSFRTFRAYAIKQEKAAERNYEFDIYIRWELTKGEEERLLRLRSLKYRKMGQGFYNESVTWPDKVFKKTEDAVLKGYYGLRYGLIRHHHKQVKKVIEEVSGEGSVFLRKISSPLISAYDFVANSAAKKQLRIMTASSSAPGAEEVTEDWGDTYVSPLANEDRTVSCPNAREYGCLDLWVPDLYGEFCGVCQNCGHHFPLEYQWYLQNLFDRGSIHEFNGHIGSINAIGYQGFENKIRRDVIKTGRTSAMITSHARVEGISLIVAMLFNDFRNGTVGAAEGDKFVRACEKARIMRRPFLAYVHATGGIRIQEGTVGVVQMPKCTMAVREYIDSGGLYIVVYDNNSYAGPVASFLGCSPYQFAIRSSKIGFAGPRVIRETTGEDIPPDYHSAQKALARGHIQGIWDRREFRYNLYKCLLTMGGSNLYYR
- a CDS encoding biotin--[acetyl-CoA-carboxylase] ligase, giving the protein MGIDSVYPREHPWEERLLGLLEGCREAEVLTRRPKWGDESGVIMRRGADIGREFFCYPCLDRGMRQARELIETGEKKGPAFIAGGVVIAREMEKSRGRFDRLWYAPSGGAWLTLVLNPAFLPENRQFYSLILGVACCETIRHYGVEANIKWVNDIHFHGQKLAGILIQGYTSRTLGEEYLLLGIGVNVNNTSFPEHLRPMAISLQEILGKKVPLEDFIALLLTKIGWHIGLMAHFEQRYLEAFYEPVKPANPLIEQWKLYSDTPGRRVLYGTNVYDEPLFAATAVDIDHTGAIILQREEGITVREVSGEIIYLN